A stretch of the Ananas comosus cultivar F153 linkage group 14, ASM154086v1, whole genome shotgun sequence genome encodes the following:
- the LOC109720007 gene encoding leucine-rich repeat receptor protein kinase EMS1-like isoform X2, with the protein MQFYIPSHKKPFGTLSMRAKATSMQLFVILLVVWLIKAQILETYGCLGVEREALLAFKSGVIDPRNCLSSWEGSDCCRWKGVRCNNETRRVEKLKLRFPCPASLDANYIGFGGEVNPSLLSLSHLKHLDLSMNNFSTGFPNFIASYKKLRYLDLSYAGFTGAIPPEFGNLSTLRYLDLSNIDAKLSTTSHGKLSWIKGLHSLRYLDLTSVLLQNANDWLQGVSMLSSLQVLRLGLCSLPSNPDPISNFNLTSLTILDLQDNLFNSTWPGWLRNFTSLTDLNLLNNNLFGPIPVELNNFTRITSLLLGSNNFDGQVADSINNLCRLATLDLSGINIDRDIVEFLSIFSCVPLNNWRALDLKKTNIRGNLSGWLEQMTSLIYLDVSNNFFNGSIPEGIQKLSNLYFLDLSENLFRGVVHETHLMNFTKLEVLRLSGTSLDLKVDDNWVPPFQANELVLSSCRLGPRFPRWLRLQTEIFVLDLSNNDITGAIPNWFWDLTSPIVFLDLSNNQISGMLLSSLENMTSLRALNFASNFLEGFLPFLPHSLEWLDFSSNMFSGSFPQSFFKPNMLTIHLSNNSISGNIPSSICNLQNLYILDMSNNKIFGELPNCWNSGSKQLMDINLSNNNLSGLLPDSLGLLSSLLFLHLNNNSLYGELPSALQNCPLLLLDLGQNKLSREIPVWLGKLTNLTILRLMSNMFAGNIPAELGQLENLQILDLSWNNLAGNIPQSFGNFHAMASTKLPGYINEPLVTLYVDFIRPTSFETSFTSDVSQSYTDQRLYIATKGSNLQFSKNLFFEKSIDLSA; encoded by the exons ATGCAATTTTACATACCTTCTCACAAAAAGCCTTTTGGTACCTTAAGCATGAGGGCTAAAGCTACAAGCATGCAACTTTTTGTAATATTACTCGTGGTTTGGCTAATAAAAGCCCAAATCTTGGAGACCTATGGATGCCTCGGTGTAGAGCGTGAGGCGCTTCTCGCATTCAAGTCCGGTGTCATCGATCCACGAAACTGCTTGTCTTCTTGGGAAGGCTCTGACTGCTGCAGATGGAAAGGAGTTCGGTGCAACAACGAGACTCGCAGAGTGGAGAAGCTCAAACTCAGATTCCCTTGTCCAGCTTCCTTAGACGCAAACTACATAGGTTTCGGTGGTGAGGTCAATCCATCATTGCTATCTTTAAGCCACTTGAAGCACTTAGATCTCAGCATGAATAACTTTAGTACCGGTTTCCCTAATTTCATAGCTTCGTATAAGAAGTTGAGATATCTTGACCTCTCTTATGCGGGTTTTACTGGAGCGATACCTCCAGAATTCGGAAACTTGTCAACTCTTCGTTATCTTGACCTTAGTAATATTGATGCTAAACTTAGTACTACCTCTCATGGCAAACTATCGTGGATCAAAGGTCTCCATTCTTTAAGGTACCTTGACTTGACCTCTGTGTTGCTACAAAATGCGAATGATTGGTTGCAAGGAGTAAGCATGTTGTCTTCATTGCAAGTGCTCCGCTTAGGGTTGTGTTCTCTTCCAAGCAATCCTGACCCCATTTCCAATTTTAACTTAACAAGTTTGACCATACTTGATCTCCAAGACAACTTGTTCAACTCCACTTGGCCCGGTTGGCTTCGGAACTTCACTAGTTTGACTGATCTAAATCTCTTAAATAACAATCTCTTTGGCCCTATTCCTGTCGAGCTAAACAATTTTACTCGGATTACTTCCCTCTTGCTAGGATCCAACAACTTCGACGGTCAAGTAGCCGATTCAATCAATAATCTTTGCAGATTGGCCACTTTAGATTTGTCTGGAATTAATATTGATAGAGATATAGTCGAATTCCTGTCAATATTCTCGTGTGTCCCACTTAACAATTGGCGAGCGCTGGatttaaagaaaacaaatatcagGGGTAATTTGTCTGGCTGGCTCGAACAAATGACGAGTCTTATATATCTAGATGTCAGCAATAACTTCTTTAATGGTTCGATACCTGAAGGGATACAAAAATTGTCCAATCTTTATTTTCTTGACCTTTCCGAAAATTTGTTTCGGGGGGTTGTGCATGAAACGCACCTTATGAACTTCACGAAATTGGAGGTGCTGAGGTTGAGTGGAACATCTCTTGATTTGAAGGTGGACGATAATTGGGTTCCTCCTTTTCAAGCGAACGAATTAGTTTTGAGCTCATGTCGATTGGGTCCACGATTTCCAAGATGGCTACGGTTGCAGACAGAAATCTTCGTCCTAGATTTGTCAAACAACGATATCACAGGAGCTATTCCTAATTGGTTTTGGGACCTAACTTCTCCCATAGTATTCTTGGACCTTTCTAATAACCAAATTAGTGGCATGCTGCTATCCTCTTTGGAAAACATGACATCTTTACGTGCGTTAAATTTTGCTTCTAACTTTTTAGAAGGATTCCTACCATTTCTGCCACATTCTTTGGAATGGCTTGATTTCTCGAGCAATATGTTTTCTGGATCATTTCCACAGTCTTTCTTCAAGCCAAATATGCTCACCATTCATCTCTCGAACAACTCCATCAGTGGTAACATTCCATCATCTATATGCAACTTGCAAAATTTGTACATACTCGACATGtcaaacaacaaaatatttggTGAGCTACCAAATTGCTGGAATAGTGGATCAAAACAACTGATGGATATAAACTTATCCAATAACAATCTGTCTGGACTTCTTCCCGATTCATTGGGTTTATTAAGTTCTCTTTTGTTCTTGCACCTAAACAATAACAGCTTATATGGAGAACTTCCTTCGGCATTACAAAATTGTCCATTACTATTACTTGATCTCGGGCAAAACAAGTTATCGCGTGAGATTCCTGTGTGGCTAGGAAAGTTAACAAATCTTACAATTCTTCGGCTGATGTCAAATATGTTTGCCGGCAACATTCCTGCAGAGCTCGGACAACTTGAGAATCTTCAAATCTTGGATCTTTCTTGGAACAATTTAGCAGGAAACATACCTCAATCTTTTGGTAATTTCCATGCAATGGCTTCAACCAAGTTGCCTGGATATATAAATGAACCACTTGTTACTCTCTATGTTGACTTTATAAGGCCAACAAGCTTCGAAACTTCATTCACATCCGATGTGTCTCAAAGCTATACTGACCAAAGATTATACATTGCAACAAAAGGGTCAAATCTTCAATTTTCCAAGAATCTGTTCTTCGAGAAGAGCATAGACCTCTCAG CTTGA
- the LOC109720693 gene encoding probable LRR receptor-like serine/threonine-protein kinase At4g36180 isoform X2: MRFETTSMQLFVILFVVCLLKTQILESYGCLSVEREALLAFKSGVIDPLNCLSSWEGSDCCRWKGVWCNNKTSRVEKLKLGFPCATSSNRSYRGFGGEVNPSLLSLSHLKHLDLSMNNFNTSFPNFITSYKNLRYLNLSNAGFTGAIPPELGNLSTLRYLDLSYMYNYYSTTSHGKLSWIKGLSSLKYLDLTSVMLQNANDWLQAVNMLSSLQVLCLVRCALPSNPDPISNFNLTSLSILDLQHSFFNSTLPDWLWNFTSLTYLNLNNNDFYGPIPIELGKLTSLTSLFLGFNNLVGPVLNSIQNLCKLNTLSLSGYNVDKDINEFLSELSCVSPNNCQILYLHNTNIKGNLSGWLEHMTSLIYLDVSNNFLNGSIPIGINKLSNLTLLNLRGNSFTGVLHETHLMNFTRLKFISVSSTSLEVRVEDNWVPPFQVQELVLSSCRLGPRFPRWLQLQQEIELLDLSDSGIADTIPYWFWNTSSSIVILHLSNNQISGMLPSSLENMTSFKVLNLGSNHLHGFLPFLSDSLIWLDFSNNMFSGSLPRSFFRPNLAIVLLSNNSISGNIPSYICNMQSLSILDMSNNNLFGKLPNCWNGASNSLTFINLSNNKLSGQLPSSLQYCSLVFIDLGKNKLSGKIPTWLGKLTELTILRLMSNMFVGNIPAELGQLENLQILDLSWNNLSGYIPQSFGNFSAVASTKLAKYTVQTLFLLDFSFPTPIIRDESSLDYLLYPNSTSEKVYIARKGLDLQFFKNLYLEASMDLSGNNLCGVIPEELVDLSALSNLNLSRNHLKERIPDKIGNLQSLESLDLSMNELNGTIPQSITALTSLSSLNLSYNNLSGRIPSGDQMQTLVDPTIYAGNPYLCGPPISKTCFGNEITYTPEKKHSGGVKNIEIYLGMGLGFLVGLWAVYGILLFKSTWRNTYFFMIDKMYYRFLARN; this comes from the exons ATGAGGTTTGAAACTACAAGCATGCAACTTTTTGTAATATTATTCGTGGTTTGCCTTCTAAAAACCCAAATCTTGGAGAGCTACGGATGCCTCAGTGTAGAGCGCGAGGCGCTTCTCGCATTCAAGTCCGGTGTCATCGATCCACTAAACTGCTTGTCTTCTTGGGAAGGCTCTGACTGCTGCAGATGGAAGGGAGTTTGGTGCAACAATAAGACTAGCAGAGTTGAGAAGCTCAAACTCGGATTCCCTTGTGCAACTTCCTCAAATAGAAGCTACAGAGGTTTTGGTGGTGAGGTCAATCCATCATTGCTATCTTTAAGCCACTTGAAGCACTTAGATCTCAGCATGAATAACTTCAATACCAGTTTCCCTAATTTCATCACTTCATATAAGAACTTGAGATATCTTAACCTCTCTAATGCGGGTTTTACTGGAGCGATACCTCCTGAACTTGGAAACTTGTCAACTCTTCGTTATCTCGACCTTAGTTATATGTACAATTACTATAGTACTACCTCTCATGGCAAACTATCGTGGATCAAAGGTCTCTCTTCTCTAAAGTACCTTGACTTGACCTCTGTGATGCTACAAAATGCAAATGATTGGTTACAAGCAGTGAACATGCTATCTTCATTGCAAGTGCTTTGCTTAGTGAGGTGCGCTCTTCCGAGCAATCCTGACCCCATTTCCAATTTTAACTTAACAAGTTTGAGCATACTTGATCTCCAACATAGCTTCTTCAACTCCACCTTGCCCGATTGGCTGTGGAACTTCACTAGCCTAACTTATCTCAATCTCAATAATAACGATTTTTATGGTCCAATTCCTATTGAATTAGGCAAATTGACTTCACTTACTTCCTTGTTTTTAGGATTCAACAACTTGGTCGGCCCGGTACTAAATTCAATCCAAAACCTTTGCAAATTAAACACTTTAAGTTTGTCCGGATATAATGTTGATAAAGATATAAACGAATTTTTGTCAGAACTCTCTTGCGTCTCTCCTAATAATTGCCAAATATTGTATTTacataatacaaatataaaggGAAATTTGTCTGGCTGGCTCGAACATATGACAAGTCTTATATATCTCGATGTCAGCAATAACTTCCTCAATGGTTCGATACCTATAGGGATAAATAAACTATCTAATCTAACTTTGCTTAATCTCCGTGGAAATTCGTTTACTGGGGTTTTACATGAAACTCATCTTATGAACTTCACAAGATTAAAGTTTATATCGGTGAGTAGTACATCTCTTGAGGTGAGGGTGGAGGATAATTGGGTGCCTCCTTTTCAAGTGCAAGAATTAGTTTTGAGCTCATGTCGATTGGGTCCACGATTTCCAAGATGGCTCCAATTGCAACAAGAGATTGAACTCTTAGATTTGTCGGACAGCGGGATCGCAGACACTATTCCTTATTGGTTTTGGAACACATCTTCATCTATCGTGATCTTACACCTTTCCAATAACCAAATTAGCGGCATGTTGCCATCTTCCTTAGAAAATATGACATCATTTAAGGTGTTAAATTTAGGTTCTAACCATTTACATGGATTCTTACCATTTCTGTCTGATTCTTTGATATGGCTTGATTTCTCAAACAATATGTTTTCTGGATCACTTCCAAGGTCTTTCTTCAGGCCAAATCTTGCAATCGTTCTTCTCTCGAACAACTCCATAAGTGGTAACATTCCATCATATATATGCAACATGCAATCTTTGTCCATACTTGACATGTCGAACAACAATTTATTTGGTAAACTGCCAAATTGCTGGAATGGTGCATCAAATAGTTTGACTTTTATAAACTTATCCAATAACAAGCTATCAGGACAA CTTCCTTCTTCTCTACAGTATTGCTCATTAGTATTCATTGATCTTGGGAAAAACAAGTTATCGGGCAAGATTCCTACGTGGCTAGGAAAGTTAACAGAGCTTACAATACTGCGGTTGATGTCCAATATGTTTGTCGGCAACATTCCTGCAGAGCTCGGGCAACTTGAGAATCTTCAAATCTTAGATCTTTCTTGGAATAATTTATCAGGATACATACCCCAATCATTTGGTAATTTCTCTGCAGTGGCTTCAACCAAGTTAGCTAAATACACGGTTCAAACACTTTTTCTTTTGGATTTTAGTTTTCCAACACCTATAATAAGAGATGAAAGTTCATTAGACTACCTGCTGTATCCAAATTCTACCAGTGAAAAAGTATATATTGCAAGAAAAGGGTTGGATCTTCAATTTTTCAAGAACCTCTATCTTGAGGCGAGCATGGACCTCTCAGGTAATAACCTTTGTGGTGTGATTCCTGAGGAATTAGTCGATCTATCAGCGCTGAGCAATTTGAACTTATCAAGAAATCACTTAAAGGAAAGGATTCCTGATAAGATAGGAAACTTACAATCTTTGGAGTCTCTCGATCTTTCTATGAATGAATTAAATGGAACCATCCCTCAAAGTATAACGGCCTTGACATCTTTGAGCAGCTTAAATTTATCATACAATAACCTCTCAGGAAGGATTCCATCTGGAGATCAAATGCAGACACTGGTTGATCCAACTATATATGCCGGCAATCCCTATCTTTGTGGTCCCCCTATTTCGAAGACTTGCTTTGGAAATGAAATAACATATACTCCTGAGAAGAAACATAGTGGTGGCGTGAAGAACATAGAAATTTATCTCGGCATGGGATTGGGATTTTTGGTGGGGCTTTGGGCTGTTTATGGTATCTTGCTCTTCAAATCTACGTGGAGAAATACTTACTTTTTCATGATCGATAAGATGTATTATAGGTTTCTTGCTCGCAACTGA
- the LOC109720693 gene encoding LRR receptor-like serine/threonine-protein kinase GSO2 isoform X1, which translates to MRFETTSMQLFVILFVVCLLKTQILESYGCLSVEREALLAFKSGVIDPLNCLSSWEGSDCCRWKGVWCNNKTSRVEKLKLGFPCATSSNRSYRGFGGEVNPSLLSLSHLKHLDLSMNNFNTSFPNFITSYKNLRYLNLSNAGFTGAIPPELGNLSTLRYLDLSYMYNYYSTTSHGKLSWIKGLSSLKYLDLTSVMLQNANDWLQAVNMLSSLQVLCLVRCALPSNPDPISNFNLTSLSILDLQHSFFNSTLPDWLWNFTSLTYLNLNNNDFYGPIPIELGKLTSLTSLFLGFNNLVGPVLNSIQNLCKLNTLSLSGYNVDKDINEFLSELSCVSPNNCQILYLHNTNIKGNLSGWLEHMTSLIYLDVSNNFLNGSIPIGINKLSNLTLLNLRGNSFTGVLHETHLMNFTRLKFISVSSTSLEVRVEDNWVPPFQVQELVLSSCRLGPRFPRWLQLQQEIELLDLSDSGIADTIPYWFWNTSSSIVILHLSNNQISGMLPSSLENMTSFKVLNLGSNHLHGFLPFLSDSLIWLDFSNNMFSGSLPRSFFRPNLAIVLLSNNSISGNIPSYICNMQSLSILDMSNNNLFGKLPNCWNGASNSLTFINLSNNKLSGQLPDSLGSVSNLEFLHLNNNTIYGELPSSLQYCSLVFIDLGKNKLSGKIPTWLGKLTELTILRLMSNMFVGNIPAELGQLENLQILDLSWNNLSGYIPQSFGNFSAVASTKLAKYTVQTLFLLDFSFPTPIIRDESSLDYLLYPNSTSEKVYIARKGLDLQFFKNLYLEASMDLSGNNLCGVIPEELVDLSALSNLNLSRNHLKERIPDKIGNLQSLESLDLSMNELNGTIPQSITALTSLSSLNLSYNNLSGRIPSGDQMQTLVDPTIYAGNPYLCGPPISKTCFGNEITYTPEKKHSGGVKNIEIYLGMGLGFLVGLWAVYGILLFKSTWRNTYFFMIDKMYYRFLARN; encoded by the coding sequence ATGAGGTTTGAAACTACAAGCATGCAACTTTTTGTAATATTATTCGTGGTTTGCCTTCTAAAAACCCAAATCTTGGAGAGCTACGGATGCCTCAGTGTAGAGCGCGAGGCGCTTCTCGCATTCAAGTCCGGTGTCATCGATCCACTAAACTGCTTGTCTTCTTGGGAAGGCTCTGACTGCTGCAGATGGAAGGGAGTTTGGTGCAACAATAAGACTAGCAGAGTTGAGAAGCTCAAACTCGGATTCCCTTGTGCAACTTCCTCAAATAGAAGCTACAGAGGTTTTGGTGGTGAGGTCAATCCATCATTGCTATCTTTAAGCCACTTGAAGCACTTAGATCTCAGCATGAATAACTTCAATACCAGTTTCCCTAATTTCATCACTTCATATAAGAACTTGAGATATCTTAACCTCTCTAATGCGGGTTTTACTGGAGCGATACCTCCTGAACTTGGAAACTTGTCAACTCTTCGTTATCTCGACCTTAGTTATATGTACAATTACTATAGTACTACCTCTCATGGCAAACTATCGTGGATCAAAGGTCTCTCTTCTCTAAAGTACCTTGACTTGACCTCTGTGATGCTACAAAATGCAAATGATTGGTTACAAGCAGTGAACATGCTATCTTCATTGCAAGTGCTTTGCTTAGTGAGGTGCGCTCTTCCGAGCAATCCTGACCCCATTTCCAATTTTAACTTAACAAGTTTGAGCATACTTGATCTCCAACATAGCTTCTTCAACTCCACCTTGCCCGATTGGCTGTGGAACTTCACTAGCCTAACTTATCTCAATCTCAATAATAACGATTTTTATGGTCCAATTCCTATTGAATTAGGCAAATTGACTTCACTTACTTCCTTGTTTTTAGGATTCAACAACTTGGTCGGCCCGGTACTAAATTCAATCCAAAACCTTTGCAAATTAAACACTTTAAGTTTGTCCGGATATAATGTTGATAAAGATATAAACGAATTTTTGTCAGAACTCTCTTGCGTCTCTCCTAATAATTGCCAAATATTGTATTTacataatacaaatataaaggGAAATTTGTCTGGCTGGCTCGAACATATGACAAGTCTTATATATCTCGATGTCAGCAATAACTTCCTCAATGGTTCGATACCTATAGGGATAAATAAACTATCTAATCTAACTTTGCTTAATCTCCGTGGAAATTCGTTTACTGGGGTTTTACATGAAACTCATCTTATGAACTTCACAAGATTAAAGTTTATATCGGTGAGTAGTACATCTCTTGAGGTGAGGGTGGAGGATAATTGGGTGCCTCCTTTTCAAGTGCAAGAATTAGTTTTGAGCTCATGTCGATTGGGTCCACGATTTCCAAGATGGCTCCAATTGCAACAAGAGATTGAACTCTTAGATTTGTCGGACAGCGGGATCGCAGACACTATTCCTTATTGGTTTTGGAACACATCTTCATCTATCGTGATCTTACACCTTTCCAATAACCAAATTAGCGGCATGTTGCCATCTTCCTTAGAAAATATGACATCATTTAAGGTGTTAAATTTAGGTTCTAACCATTTACATGGATTCTTACCATTTCTGTCTGATTCTTTGATATGGCTTGATTTCTCAAACAATATGTTTTCTGGATCACTTCCAAGGTCTTTCTTCAGGCCAAATCTTGCAATCGTTCTTCTCTCGAACAACTCCATAAGTGGTAACATTCCATCATATATATGCAACATGCAATCTTTGTCCATACTTGACATGTCGAACAACAATTTATTTGGTAAACTGCCAAATTGCTGGAATGGTGCATCAAATAGTTTGACTTTTATAAACTTATCCAATAACAAGCTATCAGGACAACTTCCAGATTCATTGGGCTCTGTTAGTAATCTTGAGTTCTTGCACTTGAACAACAACACCATATATGGAGAGCTTCCTTCTTCTCTACAGTATTGCTCATTAGTATTCATTGATCTTGGGAAAAACAAGTTATCGGGCAAGATTCCTACGTGGCTAGGAAAGTTAACAGAGCTTACAATACTGCGGTTGATGTCCAATATGTTTGTCGGCAACATTCCTGCAGAGCTCGGGCAACTTGAGAATCTTCAAATCTTAGATCTTTCTTGGAATAATTTATCAGGATACATACCCCAATCATTTGGTAATTTCTCTGCAGTGGCTTCAACCAAGTTAGCTAAATACACGGTTCAAACACTTTTTCTTTTGGATTTTAGTTTTCCAACACCTATAATAAGAGATGAAAGTTCATTAGACTACCTGCTGTATCCAAATTCTACCAGTGAAAAAGTATATATTGCAAGAAAAGGGTTGGATCTTCAATTTTTCAAGAACCTCTATCTTGAGGCGAGCATGGACCTCTCAGGTAATAACCTTTGTGGTGTGATTCCTGAGGAATTAGTCGATCTATCAGCGCTGAGCAATTTGAACTTATCAAGAAATCACTTAAAGGAAAGGATTCCTGATAAGATAGGAAACTTACAATCTTTGGAGTCTCTCGATCTTTCTATGAATGAATTAAATGGAACCATCCCTCAAAGTATAACGGCCTTGACATCTTTGAGCAGCTTAAATTTATCATACAATAACCTCTCAGGAAGGATTCCATCTGGAGATCAAATGCAGACACTGGTTGATCCAACTATATATGCCGGCAATCCCTATCTTTGTGGTCCCCCTATTTCGAAGACTTGCTTTGGAAATGAAATAACATATACTCCTGAGAAGAAACATAGTGGTGGCGTGAAGAACATAGAAATTTATCTCGGCATGGGATTGGGATTTTTGGTGGGGCTTTGGGCTGTTTATGGTATCTTGCTCTTCAAATCTACGTGGAGAAATACTTACTTTTTCATGATCGATAAGATGTATTATAGGTTTCTTGCTCGCAACTGA
- the LOC109720007 gene encoding probable leucine-rich repeat receptor-like protein kinase At1g35710 isoform X1, whose translation MQFYIPSHKKPFGTLSMRAKATSMQLFVILLVVWLIKAQILETYGCLGVEREALLAFKSGVIDPRNCLSSWEGSDCCRWKGVRCNNETRRVEKLKLRFPCPASLDANYIGFGGEVNPSLLSLSHLKHLDLSMNNFSTGFPNFIASYKKLRYLDLSYAGFTGAIPPEFGNLSTLRYLDLSNIDAKLSTTSHGKLSWIKGLHSLRYLDLTSVLLQNANDWLQGVSMLSSLQVLRLGLCSLPSNPDPISNFNLTSLTILDLQDNLFNSTWPGWLRNFTSLTDLNLLNNNLFGPIPVELNNFTRITSLLLGSNNFDGQVADSINNLCRLATLDLSGINIDRDIVEFLSIFSCVPLNNWRALDLKKTNIRGNLSGWLEQMTSLIYLDVSNNFFNGSIPEGIQKLSNLYFLDLSENLFRGVVHETHLMNFTKLEVLRLSGTSLDLKVDDNWVPPFQANELVLSSCRLGPRFPRWLRLQTEIFVLDLSNNDITGAIPNWFWDLTSPIVFLDLSNNQISGMLLSSLENMTSLRALNFASNFLEGFLPFLPHSLEWLDFSSNMFSGSFPQSFFKPNMLTIHLSNNSISGNIPSSICNLQNLYILDMSNNKIFGELPNCWNSGSKQLMDINLSNNNLSGLLPDSLGLLSSLLFLHLNNNSLYGELPSALQNCPLLLLDLGQNKLSREIPVWLGKLTNLTILRLMSNMFAGNIPAELGQLENLQILDLSWNNLAGNIPQSFGNFHAMASTKLPGYINEPLVTLYVDFIRPTSFETSFTSDVSQSYTDQRLYIATKGSNLQFSKNLFFEKSIDLSGRIPSGDQMQTLVDPTIYAGNPFLCGPPISKNCSGYEPTYTPDEKKHSGGSKNIEIYLGMGLGFLVGLWVVYGILLFKSSWRNTYFYMIDKMYYRFFAGN comes from the exons ATGCAATTTTACATACCTTCTCACAAAAAGCCTTTTGGTACCTTAAGCATGAGGGCTAAAGCTACAAGCATGCAACTTTTTGTAATATTACTCGTGGTTTGGCTAATAAAAGCCCAAATCTTGGAGACCTATGGATGCCTCGGTGTAGAGCGTGAGGCGCTTCTCGCATTCAAGTCCGGTGTCATCGATCCACGAAACTGCTTGTCTTCTTGGGAAGGCTCTGACTGCTGCAGATGGAAAGGAGTTCGGTGCAACAACGAGACTCGCAGAGTGGAGAAGCTCAAACTCAGATTCCCTTGTCCAGCTTCCTTAGACGCAAACTACATAGGTTTCGGTGGTGAGGTCAATCCATCATTGCTATCTTTAAGCCACTTGAAGCACTTAGATCTCAGCATGAATAACTTTAGTACCGGTTTCCCTAATTTCATAGCTTCGTATAAGAAGTTGAGATATCTTGACCTCTCTTATGCGGGTTTTACTGGAGCGATACCTCCAGAATTCGGAAACTTGTCAACTCTTCGTTATCTTGACCTTAGTAATATTGATGCTAAACTTAGTACTACCTCTCATGGCAAACTATCGTGGATCAAAGGTCTCCATTCTTTAAGGTACCTTGACTTGACCTCTGTGTTGCTACAAAATGCGAATGATTGGTTGCAAGGAGTAAGCATGTTGTCTTCATTGCAAGTGCTCCGCTTAGGGTTGTGTTCTCTTCCAAGCAATCCTGACCCCATTTCCAATTTTAACTTAACAAGTTTGACCATACTTGATCTCCAAGACAACTTGTTCAACTCCACTTGGCCCGGTTGGCTTCGGAACTTCACTAGTTTGACTGATCTAAATCTCTTAAATAACAATCTCTTTGGCCCTATTCCTGTCGAGCTAAACAATTTTACTCGGATTACTTCCCTCTTGCTAGGATCCAACAACTTCGACGGTCAAGTAGCCGATTCAATCAATAATCTTTGCAGATTGGCCACTTTAGATTTGTCTGGAATTAATATTGATAGAGATATAGTCGAATTCCTGTCAATATTCTCGTGTGTCCCACTTAACAATTGGCGAGCGCTGGatttaaagaaaacaaatatcagGGGTAATTTGTCTGGCTGGCTCGAACAAATGACGAGTCTTATATATCTAGATGTCAGCAATAACTTCTTTAATGGTTCGATACCTGAAGGGATACAAAAATTGTCCAATCTTTATTTTCTTGACCTTTCCGAAAATTTGTTTCGGGGGGTTGTGCATGAAACGCACCTTATGAACTTCACGAAATTGGAGGTGCTGAGGTTGAGTGGAACATCTCTTGATTTGAAGGTGGACGATAATTGGGTTCCTCCTTTTCAAGCGAACGAATTAGTTTTGAGCTCATGTCGATTGGGTCCACGATTTCCAAGATGGCTACGGTTGCAGACAGAAATCTTCGTCCTAGATTTGTCAAACAACGATATCACAGGAGCTATTCCTAATTGGTTTTGGGACCTAACTTCTCCCATAGTATTCTTGGACCTTTCTAATAACCAAATTAGTGGCATGCTGCTATCCTCTTTGGAAAACATGACATCTTTACGTGCGTTAAATTTTGCTTCTAACTTTTTAGAAGGATTCCTACCATTTCTGCCACATTCTTTGGAATGGCTTGATTTCTCGAGCAATATGTTTTCTGGATCATTTCCACAGTCTTTCTTCAAGCCAAATATGCTCACCATTCATCTCTCGAACAACTCCATCAGTGGTAACATTCCATCATCTATATGCAACTTGCAAAATTTGTACATACTCGACATGtcaaacaacaaaatatttggTGAGCTACCAAATTGCTGGAATAGTGGATCAAAACAACTGATGGATATAAACTTATCCAATAACAATCTGTCTGGACTTCTTCCCGATTCATTGGGTTTATTAAGTTCTCTTTTGTTCTTGCACCTAAACAATAACAGCTTATATGGAGAACTTCCTTCGGCATTACAAAATTGTCCATTACTATTACTTGATCTCGGGCAAAACAAGTTATCGCGTGAGATTCCTGTGTGGCTAGGAAAGTTAACAAATCTTACAATTCTTCGGCTGATGTCAAATATGTTTGCCGGCAACATTCCTGCAGAGCTCGGACAACTTGAGAATCTTCAAATCTTGGATCTTTCTTGGAACAATTTAGCAGGAAACATACCTCAATCTTTTGGTAATTTCCATGCAATGGCTTCAACCAAGTTGCCTGGATATATAAATGAACCACTTGTTACTCTCTATGTTGACTTTATAAGGCCAACAAGCTTCGAAACTTCATTCACATCCGATGTGTCTCAAAGCTATACTGACCAAAGATTATACATTGCAACAAAAGGGTCAAATCTTCAATTTTCCAAGAATCTGTTCTTCGAGAAGAGCATAGACCTCTCAG GAAGGATTCCATCTGGAGATCAAATGCAGACACTGGTTGATCCTACTATATATGCTGGCAATCCCTTTCTTTGCGGTCCCCCCATTTCAAAGAATTGCTCTGGATATGAACCAACATATACTCCTGATGAGAAGAAACACAGTGGTGGCTCGAAGAATATAGAAATTTATCTTGGTATGGGATTGGGATTTTTGGTGGGGCTTTGGGTTGTTTATGGTATCTTGCTCTTCAAATCTAGCTGGAGAAATACTTACTTCTACATGATCGATAAGATGTATTATAGATTTTTTGCTGGCAACTGA